Part of the Vitis vinifera cultivar Pinot Noir 40024 chromosome 13, ASM3070453v1 genome is shown below.
TCTTATTTGGACAGCTGAATTCTGCAAGCCATAGGATGGAGAATAATTGTGTTGAAGGCAGACAAATGAAGACTTGTGATTGAGTTTGAAGTTGATGATTAGGGTTTACCTGTTCATTGCATGGAGTTTCTTGATCACAGTAGTTTTGGTCTATGATTATGGGGTTGCTCACATTTTCCATCTTAATGTCTTGAAATACTATGTTTTCAGCATACCCTGATCCTCCCTACATCataacaagaaagaaagaaagaaaaaaaaaaaattagttttgggtgtttaaaaatataaatagaatgATGGAATTTTCGAATTAATTGCTTTTACAACCGATATGATAATATATgtgaattaatatatatatgtattttaatcAAAACCATGTACATACATGagcaaaaatttttaaaaaatatgagattttaatgtggttcaaTGATGAATGCAATTCTTATGTCCGTGGAGTGTACCAACACTCAACAATCCACttatcaaaggaagaaaaaggagTACAATGGTGAAGTTCCTAGAAAAAAACACCTAATTACAACGGCACTTTTTGAAGAACTAAAATCCTAAAACATAAAAGGTCAGGGttaaatgtaaaataaagaCAAACTCGTCATTCATTATATAAAATCCTACGAATTGATTGGGACTGATTCATGTTTCACAATTCAACAAGAACACAAACATATATTTAACAGTATTATCTTTTAAAtgattttgtagattatgaataagttatatgaataactatttttaaatgggAATATGGTATATAAACTTTGGATTTTATACATATTTACTTACCATGagaaaaaactttttttctttttttttttttttttttctcacacaCATTTGTTTAGCCTATATGATTAAGTTATATAGGATACCTAAGAAATTAAGGATGGTTGAAAACCAAGTCTTACCTGCCAAGTCTTTATTCTCACTCCATTAGTGGTTCCTATGAGTTTTGCCGTATTCACCATCACATTTGAAACACGAGCTTCTGACTTCCCTTTTCCTAAGCTCCCAATACTTATCAAAATATGAAGTGGGTAAGGAAAAGGTAGTTGAATTGAACCATGCTTATCAAAATATTCTTCAAAAATAGAACATTCTAGggtttttctagttttttatttttattttcgcAATCAAACTTTTTCACAAACTATTCTGGGGTATGATAGGATATAATATTCCAGAAAAATCTTTTGCTTGCCCTCCTTGGAACTAGTTGAGTATAGAGTTTGTTCAAGTAGAGATATGGAACCTGATTCCATGACCTGGTCCACAGGTTACATCTATGGCTTCAATGTTTGTTGATCCATTTACAATGGAAATGCAGTCATCACCttcaaacaataaaacaaaagCATCTAAGTCTCATGCAAGATCAGAACTCCTctgaatttaattattttttctcttgGTTTACCTGTTTTGATTACAGTTTTAATGATCTGAACATTTTCGGACCGTGTCACATGAATTCCATCAGTGTTAGGGCTCTCCTCTGATGAAGTCACCATGATATTAGAAGCTTGAACATTCATAGATTCCTCAAAGCTAACATGCATTTGCTGGGCATCCTGTACGTTGAGGCCATACACTTTCAAGTTGTCGCATTGGACGAAGGATACCGCCTGTAAACCAAAGGTGTTCGATAAAAAATCTGTATATCTCCATCCTCATACATAAAACTCCTATAGAATAATACTTTTATGACTAAGAGAAGTTATGATCTTTATCGAAGTTATTGATTTAAAGAGAGCATTATGTTTCTACTGTATAATACTTAttcatcttattattttatgctAAGTAAAACTTCACGAGACGAAGATTGAGGATCAATGGACTTACTGTTGGTGCATTGGTGCAAGGCTGCATGTAAAAGTACTAGAAGTTAGTCCTTTATTAACACGAGTAGAATTCAATTCAAAGGATTTTTCATACTTGAGTAATgttgattttgcatgagtttTTCCACCATATCTTTCCATTGCCATCGATGGTTCCTTGACCTTCTACTTGGAAGTTTTTTATGTTGTAGAACAAGAGCCATCGGCTCCTATCCTTCGCATAGTCTGAAGGATCTTCAGAAGCCTTGATCGTTCCCAGGATCTAGTACGTTTAAGCATGAGAGATTTTGAGTTTTTGGGTGATGGAAGTACAAAATTTGATCATACTTGGTGTAAAATTAACTAGAACTCACCTTCAACTTTACAGAATCAGATTTGCAAGGGCCTGAAAATGTAATTGGCTTAACATGATACTTCTTATTCTGAGGGACAACAAGCACAGCTGTGTTGGAAGAACAAGTCTCCTCCCAAGCTGTCTTGAATGCCTAAAACCCCAagaaaatggatcataattCAATCAAACAGTTGAA
Proteins encoded:
- the LOC100265326 gene encoding polygalacturonase isoform X2, whose product is MFTLITPLYQALISHKMLPQSLFLSLFFTLISSPSCFSSFQDDNLANFLDGTPGPSAYPPFFGTIDKDRAVDFEASFANLQMEYEAEIVDSTRYDQLGTPATSLGEVNVDDFGAKGDGVTDDTEAFKTAWEETCSSNTAVLVVPQNKKYHVKPITFSGPCKSDSVKLKILGTIKASEDPSDYAKDRSRWLLFYNIKNFQVEGQGTIDGNGKIWWKNSCKINITQAVSFVQCDNLKVYGLNVQDAQQMHVSFEESMNVQASNIMVTSSEESPNTDGIHVTRSENVQIIKTVIKTGDDCISIVNGSTNIEAIDVTCGPGHGISIGSLGKGKSEARVSNVMVNTAKLIGTTNGVRIKTWQGGSGYAENIVFQDIKMENVSNPIIIDQNYCDQETPCNEQNSAVQIRNIVYKNITGTSATKMTIIFNCSKTLPCQGIVQKDINLVYKEN
- the LOC100265326 gene encoding polygalacturonase isoform X1, with protein sequence MFTLITPLYQALISHKMLPQSLFLSLFFTLISSPSCFSSFQDDNLANFLDGTPGPSAYPPFFGTIDKDRAVDFEASFANLQMEYEAEIVDSTRYDQLGTPATSLGEVNVDDFGAKGDGVTDDTEAFKTAWEETCSSNTAVLVVPQNKKYHVKPITFSGPCKSDSVKLKILGTIKASEDPSDYAKDRSRWLLFYNIKNFQVEGQGTIDGNGKIWWKNSCKINITQPCTNAPTAVSFVQCDNLKVYGLNVQDAQQMHVSFEESMNVQASNIMVTSSEESPNTDGIHVTRSENVQIIKTVIKTGDDCISIVNGSTNIEAIDVTCGPGHGISIGSLGKGKSEARVSNVMVNTAKLIGTTNGVRIKTWQGGSGYAENIVFQDIKMENVSNPIIIDQNYCDQETPCNEQNSAVQIRNIVYKNITGTSATKMTIIFNCSKTLPCQGIVQKDINLVYKEN